A portion of the Gemmatimonadales bacterium genome contains these proteins:
- a CDS encoding DUF2384 domain-containing protein, which produces MTTTQRIIDNLGGPRALRGKVATLNDLRTKLREGLPYAAFETLSARYDIGTKEMTAILAVPPRTLARRKKERRFRADESDRLFRLSRVVAMAEETLGSREKATRWLHAPNRALGNEAPLAQVDTDLGARQVEDLLLRIAHGVHS; this is translated from the coding sequence TTGACGACCACCCAGCGCATCATCGACAACCTCGGCGGCCCGCGCGCCCTGCGCGGCAAGGTCGCCACCCTGAACGACCTGCGCACGAAGCTGAGGGAGGGACTGCCGTACGCGGCGTTCGAGACCCTGAGCGCCAGGTACGACATCGGCACCAAGGAGATGACGGCGATTCTGGCCGTGCCCCCAAGGACGCTCGCCCGGCGCAAGAAGGAACGGAGGTTCCGGGCCGACGAGTCCGACCGGCTCTTCCGGCTGAGCCGAGTCGTCGCCATGGCGGAGGAGACGCTCGGCAGCCGGGAGAAGGCCACCCGATGGCTGCACGCGCCCAACCGCGCCCTCGGCAACGAGGCACCGCTCGCGCAGGTGGACACCGACCTGGGCGCGCGGCAGGTCGAGGACCTGCTGCTCCGTATCGCCCACGGCGTCCACAGCTAG
- a CDS encoding RES domain-containing protein — MSRRAHAAFDGEGARLAGGRWNHRGTPVLYTSATLSLAALEYFVNLDPSDAPDDLVATSADVPDGLALTAVREKGLPSGWRGYPAPEALADLGTEWARRRSTAVLAVPSAVVPPETNYLLNPAHPESRRISVGRPEAFSLDPRMRK; from the coding sequence GTGTCCCGGAGGGCGCACGCCGCCTTCGATGGAGAAGGGGCGCGCCTGGCCGGTGGCCGCTGGAACCATCGTGGCACGCCGGTCCTGTACACCTCGGCCACGCTGTCGTTGGCCGCGCTCGAATACTTCGTGAACCTCGATCCGAGCGACGCACCCGACGACCTCGTCGCCACCTCCGCCGACGTCCCGGACGGCCTTGCGCTTACGGCCGTGCGCGAGAAAGGCCTTCCAAGCGGCTGGCGCGGCTACCCCGCGCCCGAGGCGCTCGCGGACCTCGGAACCGAATGGGCGCGGCGGCGTTCCACCGCCGTTCTGGCGGTTCCGTCGGCCGTCGTGCCGCCGGAGACGAACTACCTGCTGAACCCGGCGCACCCGGAGTCCCGCAGGATCTCCGTGGGGCGACCCGAGGCCTTCTCGCTCGACCCGAGGATGCGGAAGTAG